AGTCCTGCAGGAAGGGAGAGCATAGCCATGGAATTCGATATGAAACTTGAAGGCGTAGAACAGGCCTTGAAATTATTCGATCCCAACCTCGTGAGGCGGGCGGCGAACACTGCGATCAACGACGCTGCCAAAGAAGGAATCACCGGGGCAGAAAGAGAGATCCAGACCGAATACAACATCAACAAATCGAAACTTTCTCAGTTCCTCAAGCTGACAGTGAAGGCAAAAGGGTACGATGTCGAAGCGACCATTACCGGAAAAGGTAGAGGTCTTGCCCTTTCGTATTTCGATGCTAAGCAAGTAGGCGTTATGATTCGCAATCTTAAGATTGGGGCTGAGAAATTCAAGACAGTCATGACCAAGAATGGACGGAGATTCGGTGGCGACGTGACAGCTCTCGTCAAGCTGGCCAGCGGACGCAAGATCGTACAGGGCAAGTATGGTAATA
This portion of the Syntrophorhabdaceae bacterium genome encodes:
- a CDS encoding phage tail protein, with product MEFDMKLEGVEQALKLFDPNLVRRAANTAINDAAKEGITGAEREIQTEYNINKSKLSQFLKLTVKAKGYDVEATITGKGRGLALSYFDAKQVGVMIRNLKIGAEKFKTVMTKNGRRFGGDVTALVKLASGRKIVQGKYGNKPFIAQMKTGHIGVWVRQGKERKPIEQLFGPGVGGLFGTKKVMDRTISIINEKFGSRFAYWFNRYNGDAR